A window of Anomalospiza imberbis isolate Cuckoo-Finch-1a 21T00152 chromosome 4, ASM3175350v1, whole genome shotgun sequence contains these coding sequences:
- the TEC gene encoding tyrosine-protein kinase Tec, translated as MNTTTILQEILIKRSQQKKRTSPLNYKERLFVLTKSMLTYYEGRAEKKYRKGSVDISRIKCVEVVKSDGIIPCQNKYPFQVVYDANTLYIFAPSAQSRDQWVRNLKEEIKNNSNIMVKYHPKFWTEGIYQCCRQTEKLAPGCEKYCLFENNVMRLSSSMPEKSARRPPPPVPPAEENGNEEEEIVVAMYDFEPTEHHDLKLEKGEEYTVIEKNDIHWWKARDKYGKQGYIPSNYVTGKKSNNLDQYEWYSRNLNRSKAEQLLRNEDKEGGFVVRDSSQPGLYTVSLYTKFGGEGSSGIRHYHIKETVTSPKQYYLAEKHLFNSIPEIIEYHSHNAAGLVTRLRYPVTPKRTTAPTTAGFSYEKWEINPSELTFMRELGSGLFGVVRLGKWRAQYKVAIKAIREGAMYEEDFIEEAKVMMKLTHPKLVQLYGVCTQQRPIYIVTEFMEHGCLLNYLRQKRGVLSRDTLLTMCQDVCEGMEYLERNSFIHRDLAARNCLVSDSGVVKVSDFGMTRYVLDDQYTSSSGAKFPVKWCPPEVFNYSRFSSKSDVWSFGVLMWEVYTEGKMPFEKSSNYEVVTMVSQGHRLYRPKLACKQMYEMMMMCWQEKPEERPTFEELLHAIIDIAEGEDAF; from the exons ATGAATACAACTACTATCCTACAAGAGATTTTGATTAAAAGATCACAGCAGAAGAAGAGGACTTCTCCCTTAAACTACAAAGAGAGGCTTTTTGTACTTACAAAGTCTATGCTAACATACTACGAAGGTCGAGCGGAG AAAAAGTACAGAAAAGGATCTGTGGATATTTCAAGGATTAAATGTGTAGAAGTTGTAAAAAGTGATGGTATTATTCCATGTCAAAATAAATATCCTTTTCAG GTTGTATATGATGCTAATACACTTTATATTTTTGCACCGAGTGCACAAAGCCGTGATCAGTGGGTGAGGAACCTGAAAGAAG AAATAAAGAACAACAGCAATATAATGGTAAAATATCATCCTAAATTCTGGACAGAGGGAATTTATCAAtgctgcagacagacagaaaaatTAGCCCCCGGCTGTGAAAAATATTGTCTTTTTGAAAACA ATGTAATGAGATTGTCTTCTTCAATGCCAGAAAAAAGTGCG CGAAGACCTCCACCACCTGTTCCTCCAGCTGAAGAAAATGGGAATGAAGAGGAGGAGATAGTGGTAGCAATGTATGACTTCGAACCTACAGAACACCATGATTTAAAACTAGAGAAAGGTGAAGAATATACAGTAATTGAGAAGAATGACATTCATTGGTGGAAGGCAAGAGACAAATACGG aaaacaagGATATATTCCAAGCAACTATGTAACAGGAAAGAAGTCCAACAACCTTGATCAGTATGA GTGGTACAGCCGAAACCTGAACAGAagcaaggcagagcagctcctcagaAATGAG GATAAAGAAGGTGGTTTTGTGGTGAGAGACTCCAGTCAGCCTGGCCTGTATACTGTTTCCCTTTACACAAAATTTGGAGG ggaaggTTCATCAGGAATAAGACACTATCATATAAAAGAAACAGTGACATCACCAAAACAGTACTATCTTGCGGAAAAGCATCTCTTTAACTCCATTCCAGAAATAATTGAGTATCACAGCCATAATGCAGCAG GTCTCGTTACCAGGCTGCGTTACCCAGTGACCCCAAAGAGGACGACGGCACCAACAACGGCAGGATTCAGCTATG AGAAATGGGAGATTAATCCCTCAGAACTGACATTCATGAGAGAGCTGGGGAGCGGTCTGTTTGGCGTGGTGCGCCTTGGGAAGTGGCGGGCACAGTACAAAGTGGCCATCAAGGCAATTCGGGAAGGTGCCATGTATGAGGAGGACTTCATTGAAGAAGCTAAAGTAATGAT GAAGCTAACACATCCTAAACTAGTTCAGCTGTATGGTGTGTGCACACAACAGAGGCCCATTTACATCGTGACAGAGTTCATGGAGCATGGCTGCCTTCTCAATTACCTGAGACAAAAACGGGGAGTTTTGAGTAGAGACACTCTGCTTACTATGTGCCAAGATGTATGTGAGGGAATGGAGTACCTGGAAAGGAACAGCTTTATCCACAGAGACCTG GCTGCCAGGAACTGCTTGGTGAGTGACTCAGGAGTGGTCAAAGTCTCGGATTTTGGAATGACAAG gtatGTCCTTGATGACCAGTACACAAGTTCTTCAGGGGCTAAATTTCCTGTGAAATGGTGCCCCCCAGAAGTTTTTAATTACAGCCGATTCAGCAGCAAGTCAGATGTCTGGTCATTTG gtgtTTTAATGTGGGAAGTATATACAGAAGGGAAAATGCCATTTGAAAAAAGCTCCAACTATGAAGTGGTAACAATGGTTAGCCAAGGACATCGCTTGTATCGGCCCAAACTAGCCTGTAAGCAGATGTATGAAATGATGATGATGTGCTGGCAGGAg